A window of the Tunturibacter empetritectus genome harbors these coding sequences:
- a CDS encoding DUF4019 domain-containing protein yields the protein MRRVLRIVLAACVIAGATRGRVSLAMQEHAPQAQQDAVQLAARGAEEWMSKLDAGKYAECWTEASEVVKNAVTMEKFESSMKTVREPMGKLESRKLQSATYTTLLPGAPDGDYVVILYETSFEHKATAQETVIMSREKDKIWRVAGYYIK from the coding sequence ATGCGTAGAGTTTTAAGGATTGTCCTGGCGGCGTGTGTGATTGCGGGAGCGACGCGCGGAAGAGTGAGTCTTGCGATGCAGGAACATGCTCCGCAAGCGCAACAGGATGCAGTGCAACTGGCTGCTCGTGGGGCAGAAGAGTGGATGTCGAAGCTGGATGCGGGCAAGTATGCGGAGTGCTGGACGGAGGCTTCGGAGGTTGTGAAGAACGCGGTCACGATGGAGAAGTTTGAATCTTCGATGAAGACTGTGCGTGAGCCGATGGGAAAGCTGGAGAGCAGGAAGCTGCAGAGTGCCACCTATACGACGCTGCTGCCGGGTGCTCCGGATGGAGATTATGTGGTGATTCTGTATGAGACGAGCTTTGAACATAAAGCTACGGCGCAGGAGACTGTGATCATGAGCCGCGAGAAAGATAAGATCTGGCGGGTGGCGGGTTACTACATCAAGTAG
- the tsaE gene encoding tRNA (adenosine(37)-N6)-threonylcarbamoyltransferase complex ATPase subunit type 1 TsaE: MSLELREKKRFKTRSEAGTLAMGERVAEMLLPAPKMFVLRGDLGAGKTTLVKGIAAALGAAESDEVTSPTFTLVHEYAGRKVRLFHLDLYRLETERELLTLGLEEMAEEPDALVLVEWGEKFPSVVARADGEIAIEDAGGDERMFYVRVKG, translated from the coding sequence GTGAGTTTGGAGTTGCGGGAGAAGAAACGGTTCAAGACGCGGAGTGAGGCGGGGACACTGGCGATGGGGGAGCGGGTGGCGGAGATGTTGCTGCCGGCACCGAAGATGTTTGTGCTGCGGGGGGATCTGGGGGCGGGGAAGACGACGCTGGTGAAGGGGATTGCCGCGGCGCTGGGGGCGGCGGAGAGTGACGAGGTGACTAGCCCTACTTTTACGCTGGTGCATGAGTATGCGGGGCGGAAGGTGCGGCTGTTTCATCTGGATCTTTATCGGCTGGAGACAGAGCGGGAGTTGTTGACGCTGGGGCTGGAGGAGATGGCGGAGGAGCCGGATGCGCTGGTGCTGGTGGAGTGGGGGGAGAAGTTTCCGAGTGTGGTGGCGCGGGCGGATGGGGAGATTGCGATTGAAGATGCGGGTGGGGATGAACGGATGTTTTATGTTCGGGTGAAGGGGTAG
- a CDS encoding alkaline phosphatase family protein, which produces MKKLVALSLAAFVCSAGSAIAEDHDSPIKRVLLISVDGLHAVDFANCANGTSTVNYGEPYCPALAALGKTGVNYVSASTSKPSDSFPGLEAIVTGGSPALTGVYYDVAYARNLDAPAKTTGNGVAAGPCTPYTTPTGTRTEYEEGIDIDQTKLNGGAPGASLTDGGLNSIDSRRLVRDPNNGCNPVFPWDFVRANSIFSVIHAAGGYAAWSDKHPAYASVSSGLGPIALDDFYSPEINSNVVALPNVKTPTGDSCETIRDSGSDLSSWTNSFDNIQCYDTLKVNAILNEIEGKNHLGTKKTHVPNIFGMNFQAVSVGQKLVEKSNGVKGGYLDAAGTPTAALLGEIKFVDASIGEFVRELKEQGLYDSTMIVITAKHGQSPIDSSRYVSQLINGTSPATLLSNAGFIPYSESTNNPTGIGPTEDDVSLLWLKSSSETEASVKILEENASATGIALGQIYYGPSLALNFNKPTEDPRTPDIIVTPNVGVTYSGSSAKLSEHGGFAHDDTNVVLLLSHSSFRARTVREEVGTAQVAPTILKALGLDPRALDAVRIEGTSVLPAVPLQ; this is translated from the coding sequence ATGAAAAAGTTAGTTGCTCTGTCTCTAGCGGCATTTGTGTGTTCGGCCGGTTCGGCGATCGCGGAAGACCACGACTCACCTATTAAGCGGGTCCTGCTTATCAGTGTTGACGGCCTGCATGCTGTTGACTTCGCGAACTGCGCGAACGGCACCAGCACGGTCAACTACGGCGAGCCGTATTGCCCCGCGCTTGCGGCGCTTGGCAAGACCGGGGTCAATTATGTTTCGGCCAGCACCTCGAAGCCGTCCGATTCCTTTCCCGGCCTGGAGGCGATCGTTACTGGAGGCAGCCCTGCCCTGACCGGGGTTTACTACGATGTCGCCTACGCGCGGAACCTGGATGCCCCGGCGAAGACTACCGGCAATGGCGTTGCGGCTGGCCCCTGCACTCCTTATACAACGCCCACCGGTACGAGAACCGAGTATGAAGAAGGGATCGACATTGATCAGACCAAGTTGAACGGTGGGGCACCGGGTGCGTCGTTGACCGATGGCGGACTGAACTCGATCGATTCGCGGAGACTTGTTCGCGATCCGAACAACGGCTGCAATCCAGTTTTTCCGTGGGATTTCGTCCGTGCCAACAGCATCTTCAGCGTCATCCACGCAGCGGGGGGCTATGCGGCGTGGTCGGATAAACATCCGGCTTATGCGTCGGTTTCCTCGGGCCTTGGACCGATTGCGCTCGACGATTTCTACTCACCCGAAATCAACTCGAACGTAGTCGCCCTGCCAAACGTAAAGACGCCGACGGGCGACTCCTGCGAGACGATCCGCGATTCCGGTTCAGATCTTTCGTCCTGGACCAACAGCTTCGATAACATCCAGTGCTACGACACCCTGAAGGTCAATGCGATCCTGAACGAGATTGAAGGCAAGAATCACCTCGGCACCAAAAAGACTCACGTTCCTAATATCTTCGGGATGAACTTCCAGGCAGTCAGCGTAGGACAGAAGCTGGTTGAGAAGAGCAATGGAGTGAAGGGTGGATATCTGGATGCAGCGGGGACACCGACCGCGGCACTTCTGGGGGAGATCAAGTTTGTCGATGCGTCAATTGGCGAGTTTGTAAGAGAGCTGAAGGAACAGGGTCTTTACGACTCGACGATGATCGTGATTACGGCCAAGCACGGTCAGTCGCCGATCGACTCCAGCCGGTATGTCTCTCAGCTGATCAACGGAACTTCGCCCGCTACGCTACTCTCGAATGCAGGCTTTATTCCGTACTCGGAGTCGACGAACAACCCCACTGGCATCGGACCGACGGAAGATGATGTCTCGCTGCTCTGGCTGAAGAGTTCGTCTGAGACGGAGGCCAGCGTGAAGATTCTGGAAGAGAATGCTTCTGCCACCGGCATCGCGCTTGGTCAGATTTACTATGGCCCTTCGCTCGCGTTGAACTTCAACAAGCCGACGGAAGATCCGCGCACGCCGGATATCATCGTGACTCCGAATGTGGGCGTTACCTATTCCGGTAGCAGTGCAAAGCTGTCTGAACACGGCGGGTTTGCGCATGACGATACGAATGTTGTGCTGCTGTTGTCGCACTCCTCCTTCCGGGCGCGTACGGTTCGTGAAGAGGTAGGCACCGCTCAGGTTGCGCCTACCATCCTGAAGGCTCTGGGTCTCGATCCCAGGGCGCTGGATGCTGTTCGCATCGAAGGAACGAGCGTTCTTCCGGCAGTGCCGTTGCAGTAG
- a CDS encoding 2'-5' RNA ligase family protein, which yields MTMSWFGSADCGVDDDAQLFRAMTCLVTLRLDEASQRHFERLRRLHFPVARNLIPAHLTLFHRLPDVPEVRTALAEAARVEAKFAVEVTGVRSLGYGVAYTLASPVLQRLHGDLAGVFAAWLSAQDRQRFAPHIVVQNKATVEAARVLLEDLRQSFQPMRVEACGFDLWEYLGGPWRWLETFRFLRRED from the coding sequence ATGACGATGAGCTGGTTTGGATCTGCGGATTGCGGAGTTGATGATGACGCGCAACTGTTTCGCGCTATGACTTGCCTTGTTACGTTGCGGCTGGATGAGGCTTCTCAGAGGCATTTCGAGCGGCTGCGGCGGCTTCACTTTCCGGTGGCGCGCAATTTGATTCCTGCTCATCTGACCTTGTTCCATCGGCTGCCTGATGTTCCTGAGGTTCGGACGGCTCTGGCTGAGGCGGCCAGGGTTGAGGCGAAGTTTGCTGTCGAAGTGACAGGAGTCCGGTCGCTGGGTTATGGGGTGGCGTATACGCTGGCATCGCCTGTGCTGCAGCGCTTGCATGGGGATTTGGCGGGTGTCTTTGCAGCATGGCTTTCTGCGCAAGATCGGCAGCGATTCGCGCCTCACATTGTGGTACAGAACAAAGCGACAGTGGAGGCAGCGCGCGTTCTGCTGGAGGATCTGCGGCAGAGTTTTCAACCGATGCGGGTGGAGGCTTGCGGGTTCGACCTTTGGGAGTATCTGGGGGGACCGTGGCGATGGCTTGAGACGTTTCGTTTTCTGAGACGAGAGGACTGA
- a CDS encoding NAD(P)H-hydrate dehydratase yields the protein MKILTATEMQSVDRWTAEEFGISLDRLMEAAGGAVAQFCLRQYPAAIRVVALCGRGNNGGDGFVAARVLAQAGRSVRVVLLGRVAEVKGEAATALRRLRQEFSSVAVDEVVDEGGLTACAGVMNEAELLLDAVVGTGFKPPLRGLAVSLRRMVEGLGTPVVAVDLPSGWDANSKEQTAEGSFRADGVVTFTAPKIAHVFGHLTRNERTGGVFGPVVVAGIGSPEDAVVSASGFTWAGSAKAMAERPRDVNSNKGRFGHVLVVGGSYGKAGAPAMASLACLRAGAGLVTAAVPKSILDLVAGIAPELMTVPLAEGTKGSVSFKNLDGAKLDALVKKISVVAVGPGLSTEGDAPAFARQIVEKTSVPVVIDADALNAFEGKTELLNGEGRVMVLTPHPGEMARLAGMTVKEVEADRVGLARRFAMEHKLTLVLKGWRTLIAHPDGSIGVNTSGNPAMAKGGSGDILTGIVAGMLAQYPNDVARAVEAAVYLHGLAADFAAHAMDEHTVLATDTVTHLSDAFRYRVRDADGLIWICGLRAGF from the coding sequence ATGAAGATTCTTACGGCGACAGAGATGCAGTCGGTGGATCGATGGACTGCAGAAGAGTTTGGGATTTCGCTGGACAGATTGATGGAGGCGGCTGGTGGGGCGGTAGCGCAGTTTTGTCTGAGGCAGTATCCGGCGGCGATTCGGGTGGTGGCATTGTGCGGGAGGGGGAACAACGGTGGGGATGGTTTTGTTGCGGCGCGAGTGCTGGCGCAGGCGGGACGTTCGGTTCGCGTGGTGTTGCTGGGACGGGTGGCTGAGGTGAAGGGGGAGGCGGCGACGGCGCTTAGGAGGCTAAGGCAGGAGTTCTCGTCGGTTGCGGTGGATGAGGTGGTGGATGAGGGTGGTCTGACGGCTTGTGCAGGTGTGATGAACGAGGCGGAGTTACTGTTGGACGCTGTGGTGGGGACGGGATTCAAGCCGCCGCTGCGCGGGCTTGCGGTTTCGTTGCGGAGGATGGTGGAGGGGCTGGGAACACCGGTGGTGGCGGTGGATCTGCCTTCGGGCTGGGATGCGAACTCGAAGGAGCAGACGGCGGAGGGGTCGTTTCGGGCGGATGGGGTGGTGACGTTTACCGCGCCCAAGATTGCGCATGTGTTTGGGCATCTGACGCGCAATGAGAGGACCGGCGGGGTGTTTGGTCCGGTGGTGGTCGCGGGGATCGGGTCGCCTGAGGATGCGGTGGTTTCGGCGAGCGGGTTTACCTGGGCGGGTTCGGCGAAGGCGATGGCGGAGAGGCCGCGGGATGTGAACTCGAATAAGGGCAGGTTTGGTCATGTGCTGGTGGTTGGGGGGAGTTACGGGAAGGCGGGGGCTCCGGCGATGGCGTCGCTGGCGTGTCTGCGGGCGGGAGCTGGGCTGGTGACGGCTGCGGTGCCGAAGAGCATTCTGGATTTGGTGGCGGGGATTGCGCCGGAGTTGATGACGGTGCCGCTGGCGGAGGGGACCAAGGGTTCGGTTTCATTCAAGAACCTGGATGGCGCGAAGCTGGATGCGCTGGTGAAGAAGATCTCGGTGGTGGCGGTGGGGCCGGGGCTGTCGACTGAGGGGGATGCGCCGGCGTTTGCACGGCAGATCGTGGAGAAGACGTCGGTGCCGGTGGTGATCGATGCAGATGCGCTGAATGCGTTTGAGGGAAAGACGGAGCTGCTGAATGGCGAGGGGCGGGTGATGGTGCTGACGCCGCATCCGGGGGAGATGGCGCGGCTGGCTGGGATGACGGTGAAGGAGGTGGAGGCGGATCGGGTGGGACTGGCGCGGAGGTTTGCGATGGAGCACAAGCTGACGCTGGTGCTAAAGGGGTGGCGGACGCTGATTGCGCATCCGGATGGCTCGATTGGGGTGAATACGAGTGGGAATCCGGCGATGGCGAAGGGTGGGAGCGGAGATATTCTGACAGGGATTGTGGCGGGGATGCTGGCGCAGTATCCGAACGATGTGGCGCGGGCGGTGGAGGCTGCGGTGTATCTGCATGGACTGGCGGCTGATTTTGCGGCGCATGCAATGGATGAGCATACTGTACTTGCAACCGATACGGTTACACATCTTTCGGATGCGTTTCGCTATCGGGTGCGGGATGCGGATGGGCTTATCTGGATCTGTGGTTTGCGGGCGGGCTTTTAG